One Lachnospiraceae bacterium C1.1 genomic region harbors:
- a CDS encoding amino acid adenylation domain-containing protein has translation MRNFNKNVLEWLEEAAEAYPDRVVYEDENEKITFAELRNEAKRVGSGIIRENLPEGPVAVMMERSVHTIAVFLGVVYAGRAYAPIEAKDPLSRRERILSTLGNPALITDDRDLLIENCRTLNSSVLIKNEIDENAIKNVKDRLTENDPLYIIFTSGSSGNPKGVITSHRSLICYINSYRDVMGIDETDVLASQSQLDYIAAIRDIYLPLLTGARTFLLPKEYFMQPDVLFDSMNRHGVTAAGWSSSAVTVITKLGAFKDCELKGFKKLCFSGSVMPGKVLALWQENLPECRFVNQYGPTEATASCTYYVVDHKVSEDEVLPIGKAYDDYRVFLLSENGKAVPQGEYGEICVSGPCVTLGYYNDAERTAAAFVQNPLNSAYREIIYKTGDIGRFREDGELEFHGRSDRQIKHMGHRVELDEIEAAAMEIKGVSECAALYDSKKENLWLLYTGETASREIAVQLKGMLPLFMVPRKIKQLESLAKLPNGKTDIKTLEKETFGGIRK, from the coding sequence ATGCGCAATTTTAATAAAAATGTCCTGGAATGGCTTGAGGAAGCTGCTGAAGCTTATCCGGACAGAGTTGTATATGAAGATGAAAATGAAAAAATTACTTTTGCAGAGCTGAGAAATGAAGCAAAACGTGTAGGATCAGGAATAATAAGAGAAAACCTGCCGGAAGGTCCTGTTGCGGTCATGATGGAAAGATCCGTTCATACAATAGCGGTATTTCTTGGAGTGGTTTATGCCGGAAGGGCATATGCTCCCATAGAGGCAAAGGATCCATTGAGCAGACGTGAACGCATACTGTCAACGCTTGGAAACCCTGCGTTAATAACCGATGACAGGGATCTTCTGATTGAAAACTGCAGAACCTTAAATTCATCAGTACTTATTAAAAATGAAATTGATGAAAATGCTATTAAAAATGTTAAAGACAGGCTGACAGAAAATGATCCTTTATATATAATATTTACATCGGGATCCAGTGGAAATCCCAAGGGAGTAATAACCTCACACAGGTCTCTTATCTGTTATATCAACTCTTACAGAGATGTTATGGGAATCGACGAGACTGATGTGCTGGCATCCCAGTCACAGCTTGATTATATTGCAGCAATAAGAGATATATATCTTCCGCTTCTTACAGGGGCGAGGACATTTCTCCTGCCTAAGGAGTATTTCATGCAGCCTGATGTGCTTTTTGACAGTATGAACAGGCATGGAGTAACGGCGGCCGGCTGGAGCAGCTCTGCCGTCACTGTGATCACAAAGCTTGGTGCGTTTAAGGATTGCGAGCTCAAGGGATTTAAGAAACTTTGCTTTTCGGGCTCTGTAATGCCGGGAAAGGTGCTTGCTCTCTGGCAGGAAAACCTTCCGGAATGCAGATTTGTAAACCAGTACGGACCGACAGAAGCAACGGCTTCATGCACTTACTATGTCGTCGATCATAAGGTTTCTGAGGATGAGGTTCTTCCCATAGGAAAGGCTTATGATGATTACAGGGTATTTCTTCTTTCAGAGAATGGCAAGGCTGTCCCTCAGGGCGAATATGGAGAAATATGTGTATCGGGTCCATGTGTGACTCTTGGCTACTATAATGATGCAGAAAGAACGGCAGCTGCTTTTGTGCAGAATCCGCTGAACAGTGCATATAGAGAGATAATTTATAAGACCGGAGATATAGGAAGGTTCAGGGAGGATGGAGAACTTGAATTCCATGGACGTTCCGACAGGCAGATTAAGCATATGGGACACCGTGTCGAGCTTGATGAAATAGAAGCGGCAGCAATGGAGATAAAAGGTGTTTCAGAATGTGCAGCTCTCTATGACAGTAAAAAGGAGAATCTCTGGCTCCTATATACAGGGGAGACCGCAAGTCGTGAGATAGCGGTACAGCTTAAAGGAATGCTTCCCTTGTTTATGGTACCAAGAAAAATAAAGCAATTAGAATCGCTGGCAAAACTTCCTAACGGAAAAACAGATATAAAAACTTTGGAAAAGGAAACATTTGGAGGAATCAGAAAATGA
- a CDS encoding alanine racemase, whose translation MTPRYVFSAERFAERVNYIAEMLPGIQLVYSMKANPFLLHCLPDKIEMVEVCSPGELSICEELSVPGRNILYSGVVKGYEDSVRALKEGARYLTAESIGQFDIVNKAAKDTGISAKVLLRISSGNQFGMCKEDLFSLIEREKDNPLLNIVGIHLFSGTSKRRVKAVEKDLNLLEEILTEAGNRFNFRAEIVEYGPGLGVDYFEETAEKSETTERSTLEEAAPYLMEFAAKYPLSIEMGRFMAAVSGFYETTVADIKTTEGVNYAMLDGGIHQLNYYGQNMAMKIPVILQTPDRPDSEKKTYCLCGSLCTTADVLVREVELKELSVGDVLRFERSGAYSVTEAPALFLSRDMPEIYIESKGEEKLLREKKSSYLINF comes from the coding sequence TTGACTCCGAGATATGTATTCAGTGCGGAAAGATTTGCGGAAAGGGTAAATTATATTGCAGAAATGCTTCCGGGAATACAGCTTGTATATTCAATGAAGGCTAATCCTTTTTTGCTGCACTGCCTTCCTGATAAAATTGAAATGGTGGAAGTATGCTCTCCGGGTGAACTTTCGATATGTGAAGAATTATCGGTTCCGGGCAGGAATATACTTTATTCCGGAGTAGTTAAAGGATATGAAGACAGTGTGAGAGCCTTAAAAGAAGGCGCACGTTATCTTACAGCGGAAAGCATAGGTCAGTTTGATATTGTAAATAAGGCAGCAAAGGATACAGGAATATCCGCAAAGGTTCTTTTGAGAATATCATCCGGAAATCAGTTCGGCATGTGCAAAGAAGATCTCTTCTCTTTGATAGAGAGGGAAAAGGATAATCCATTGCTGAATATAGTGGGTATCCATCTTTTTTCAGGAACATCCAAGAGAAGGGTAAAGGCGGTTGAAAAGGATCTTAATCTGTTGGAAGAGATTTTGACAGAAGCCGGGAACCGCTTTAATTTCAGAGCTGAGATAGTAGAATATGGTCCCGGGCTTGGCGTTGATTATTTTGAGGAAACAGCTGAGAAATCTGAAACTACCGAAAGATCAACTCTTGAGGAGGCAGCTCCCTATCTTATGGAATTTGCCGCGAAATACCCGCTCAGTATAGAGATGGGAAGATTTATGGCTGCTGTCAGTGGTTTTTACGAGACTACAGTGGCGGATATTAAAACTACTGAGGGTGTGAATTATGCCATGTTGGATGGCGGTATTCATCAGCTTAATTATTACGGGCAGAACATGGCGATGAAGATACCTGTCATATTGCAGACTCCTGATCGGCCCGATTCAGAGAAAAAGACATATTGCCTTTGCGGAAGTCTTTGTACTACTGCGGATGTCCTTGTCAGAGAGGTTGAGCTTAAGGAACTTTCAGTCGGAGATGTGCTGAGGTTTGAAAGAAGCGGGGCTTATTCGGTAACTGAAGCACCGGCACTCTTTTTATCAAGGGATATGCCGGAAATTTATATAGAATCTAAGGGCGAAGAAAAACTGCTAAGAGAGAAAAAATCCTCATATCTTATTAATTTCTGA
- a CDS encoding acyl carrier protein has protein sequence MKERIIEILSNVRADVDFEKETELVSGNILESFDIVDIVSELDDEFDIEIGPKELKAENFDSVDAIQALVERLMGDE, from the coding sequence ATGAAAGAAAGAATTATTGAAATCTTAAGCAATGTAAGAGCTGATGTTGATTTTGAGAAGGAGACAGAACTCGTAAGCGGAAATATTCTCGAATCTTTCGATATTGTTGATATTGTATCAGAGCTTGATGATGAATTTGATATTGAGATCGGTCCTAAGGAACTCAAGGCAGAAAACTTTGATTCTGTAGATGCCATACAGGCTCTTGTAGAGCGTCTTATGGGAGATGAATAA
- the rpmE gene encoding 50S ribosomal protein L31, which produces MREEIQPKYYEAKVTCNCGNTFITGSTKPEIRVEICSKCHPFYTGQQKATRADGRIDKFNRKYGMNN; this is translated from the coding sequence ATGAGAGAAGAAATCCAGCCTAAGTATTATGAAGCAAAGGTTACATGCAACTGTGGCAACACATTTATAACAGGTTCAACCAAGCCGGAAATCCGTGTTGAAATTTGCTCAAAATGCCATCCGTTCTATACAGGACAGCAGAAGGCAACACGTGCTGACGGACGTATCGATAAGTTCAACAGAAAGTATGGTATGAATAACTAA
- the prmC gene encoding peptide chain release factor N(5)-glutamine methyltransferase yields MNYTEAYLYGKNKLEEAGITDIDADCRLLLDYATGRTLTFILAHGEEEMPEQEEERFREVIEKRAGRYPLQLITGKTDFMGLEFEVSEDVLIPRIDTEFLVEEAMAEVEDGASVLDLCTGSGCVLLSLMKYKNNIKGIGTDISEKALELAGRNAWKLGIGAEFIKSDLFENVSGEFDYILSNPPYIKKNVIDGLMDEVRLYEPHNALDGGEDGLDFYRIIAAEGKKYLTREGKVFVEIGYDQGEEVKKIFEDEGYINVDVVRDFAGNERVVKCSKNWKTP; encoded by the coding sequence ATGAATTATACGGAAGCGTATTTGTATGGAAAAAATAAATTAGAAGAGGCCGGTATTACTGATATTGATGCGGATTGCAGACTTCTGCTTGATTATGCGACCGGACGTACGCTTACCTTTATACTTGCACATGGTGAAGAGGAAATGCCTGAGCAGGAAGAGGAAAGATTCAGGGAAGTTATTGAAAAAAGAGCAGGAAGATATCCGCTGCAGCTGATAACGGGAAAAACAGACTTTATGGGTCTGGAATTTGAGGTCAGCGAAGACGTACTTATTCCGAGAATAGATACGGAATTCCTTGTGGAAGAGGCAATGGCAGAGGTAGAGGACGGAGCATCAGTGCTTGATCTTTGTACAGGATCCGGCTGTGTGCTTTTGTCGCTTATGAAATATAAAAACAATATAAAGGGAATAGGTACAGATATATCGGAAAAAGCCCTTGAACTTGCCGGTAGGAATGCCTGGAAGCTTGGAATCGGAGCTGAATTTATAAAAAGCGACCTCTTTGAGAATGTTAGCGGTGAGTTTGATTATATCCTTTCTAACCCGCCATATATCAAAAAGAATGTGATTGATGGTCTTATGGATGAAGTCAGGCTTTATGAGCCGCACAACGCTTTAGACGGTGGAGAAGACGGACTTGATTTTTACAGGATCATTGCCGCAGAAGGCAAGAAATACCTTACAAGAGAAGGTAAGGTATTCGTTGAAATAGGATATGATCAGGGCGAAGAAGTAAAGAAGATATTTGAAGATGAAGGCTATATCAATGTTGATGTGGTCAGAGATTTTGCAGGAAATGAAAGGGTCGTTAAATGTTCGAAAAACTGGAAGACACCTTGA
- a CDS encoding DUF1385 domain-containing protein: MSKNNSCSAKYSGIGGQAVMEGVMMRNGDKYAVAVRKPNKELAVVSDEYKGIGPKAVYKIPFVRGVFSFLDSLVLGMKTLNISSDFYMEDEEGKKEEKTAADSAISGIIMVVSMIFAIGMFMVLPYFASLFFKKYIENAHILALVEGLIRMAIFVLYILGISLMEDIKRVFMYHGAEHKCINCLETGNPLTVENVRAASREHRRCGTSFLLYVMFISIIFFALIQTDSRIMKVVMRIVLIPVIAGVSFEFIRLAGKSNNPFVRALSVPGLMMQKLTTSEPDDEMIKVGIASVEAIFDWKKYLNENFNLELDEGSEKREENLSEGLRAES; the protein is encoded by the coding sequence ATGAGTAAAAATAATTCATGTTCGGCTAAATATTCAGGAATAGGCGGACAGGCTGTTATGGAAGGCGTTATGATGAGAAACGGTGATAAATATGCCGTTGCTGTCAGAAAGCCGAATAAGGAACTGGCTGTAGTGTCAGATGAATATAAAGGAATCGGTCCGAAGGCGGTCTATAAGATACCTTTTGTACGTGGTGTTTTCAGTTTTCTGGATTCACTTGTACTTGGTATGAAGACACTTAATATTTCTTCGGATTTCTATATGGAAGATGAGGAAGGAAAAAAAGAGGAAAAGACGGCTGCAGATTCTGCAATAAGCGGAATAATAATGGTTGTTTCCATGATCTTTGCGATAGGAATGTTCATGGTACTCCCGTATTTTGCATCGCTTTTCTTTAAGAAATATATTGAAAATGCGCATATTCTTGCCCTTGTAGAAGGACTTATAAGAATGGCGATCTTTGTTTTGTATATTCTTGGGATATCCCTTATGGAAGATATTAAGAGAGTATTTATGTATCATGGAGCAGAGCATAAGTGCATTAACTGCCTTGAAACAGGAAATCCTCTGACAGTTGAAAATGTCAGGGCTGCATCAAGGGAACACAGAAGATGCGGTACAAGCTTTTTGCTTTATGTAATGTTTATTTCAATAATATTCTTTGCATTGATACAGACAGACAGCAGGATCATGAAGGTTGTCATGAGAATTGTCCTTATACCGGTCATTGCGGGAGTTTCATTTGAATTTATCCGTCTTGCAGGTAAGAGCAATAATCCATTTGTGAGAGCACTTTCTGTACCCGGACTTATGATGCAGAAACTTACTACATCAGAGCCGGATGATGAAATGATAAAGGTTGGAATAGCTTCAGTTGAGGCAATTTTTGACTGGAAAAAATATTTGAACGAAAATTTTAATCTTGAATTAGATGAAGGATCAGAGAAGAGAGAAGAAAATTTGTCAGAGGGTTTGAGAGCAGAGTCATGA
- a CDS encoding cysteine-rich small domain-containing protein, translating into MQNGSRFFENRECEYFPCHKLEGDFNCLFCYCPLYFLDNCPGNHNFIEKENGRIKNCIECDFPHRPENYDIIMKILKKACIKN; encoded by the coding sequence TTGCAGAACGGCAGCAGGTTCTTTGAGAACAGGGAATGTGAGTATTTTCCCTGTCACAAACTTGAGGGGGATTTTAACTGTCTCTTCTGTTATTGCCCGTTGTATTTTTTGGACAACTGTCCGGGAAATCACAATTTTATCGAAAAAGAAAATGGAAGGATTAAGAATTGTATAGAATGTGATTTTCCACACAGACCGGAAAATTACGACATAATCATGAAGATTCTAAAAAAAGCATGTATTAAAAATTAA
- a CDS encoding ASKHA domain-containing protein, whose protein sequence is MPFKLKIIRKSGVKMIDAEKGDNLLEILRDNQLEIDSPCGGNGRCGKCRLKFNGKESLACRTFVEGDAEVELIGGEEKYTNEHDMSAVSDSDIREGDIFAAAIDIGTTTISAELLCLRNMHSVARESCMNHQKAFGGDVISRIDAAVGGRAASLRAAVQKDIIDLLRKMLFNLSVKEGALKEIVISANTTMIHLLMGLDLSGMASSPFKPERLEFAPLKFAEVFGRVGSFDAKVIIIPGLSAFIGGDIISGIYALKIHEKDEKIGFIDLGTNAEMAVGNRKRIYLASAAAGPAFEGGNISMGMAGVEGAISDVRIDKKSGRVRIKTIADSLPRGICGTGIISAIAEMFKTGIILENGSLKDEYIKGGFTLAETDLRRIKISQEDIHNLMLAKAAAAAGFETIISEAGSSFDEISSLYMAGSFAEYLKIEDAAEISLIPRELRAKTLTVGNSSLKGALRYIRNPGKADEDIKKILSICVVAELSEIERFEKSFIDNMCFFSYNE, encoded by the coding sequence ATGCCGTTTAAGCTTAAGATAATCCGAAAATCCGGAGTTAAGATGATAGACGCCGAAAAAGGGGATAATCTTCTTGAAATTTTAAGAGATAATCAGCTGGAAATAGATTCTCCCTGCGGAGGAAACGGAAGGTGCGGAAAATGTAGGCTTAAGTTTAATGGAAAAGAAAGTCTGGCCTGCAGGACTTTTGTTGAAGGGGATGCAGAGGTAGAGCTCATTGGCGGAGAGGAAAAATATACTAATGAGCACGATATGTCAGCGGTTTCTGACAGTGATATAAGAGAAGGGGATATTTTTGCGGCTGCGATTGATATAGGAACAACCACCATATCGGCAGAGCTTCTATGTTTACGAAATATGCATTCTGTTGCAAGAGAATCCTGTATGAATCATCAGAAAGCTTTTGGCGGGGATGTGATCTCGAGGATCGATGCTGCTGTCGGAGGAAGGGCGGCAAGTCTTCGGGCAGCTGTACAGAAGGATATTATTGACCTTTTAAGGAAGATGCTCTTTAATCTTTCAGTAAAAGAAGGAGCTCTTAAAGAAATTGTGATATCTGCTAATACAACTATGATCCATCTCCTTATGGGACTTGATCTTTCGGGAATGGCATCATCACCTTTTAAACCTGAAAGGCTTGAATTCGCACCCCTTAAATTTGCTGAGGTATTTGGCAGGGTAGGATCTTTTGATGCCAAAGTTATCATAATTCCGGGATTATCGGCATTTATAGGCGGCGATATCATATCCGGAATATATGCTCTTAAAATTCATGAAAAAGACGAAAAGATCGGATTTATAGATCTTGGAACAAATGCTGAGATGGCTGTAGGAAACAGGAAGAGGATATATCTGGCAAGTGCGGCGGCAGGACCTGCGTTTGAAGGCGGTAATATATCAATGGGAATGGCCGGGGTTGAAGGAGCCATATCAGATGTCAGGATTGATAAAAAAAGCGGCAGGGTCAGAATAAAAACCATTGCTGATTCTCTTCCTAGGGGAATATGCGGAACAGGTATCATATCGGCAATAGCGGAAATGTTCAAAACCGGCATTATCTTAGAAAACGGGAGTCTTAAAGATGAGTATATTAAAGGCGGATTTACCCTGGCAGAAACCGATTTAAGACGCATAAAGATAAGCCAGGAGGATATTCACAATCTGATGCTGGCAAAGGCTGCAGCTGCAGCAGGATTTGAGACTATAATCTCTGAGGCGGGGAGCTCTTTCGATGAGATATCTTCTTTATATATGGCCGGCAGTTTTGCAGAATATTTAAAAATTGAAGATGCGGCAGAAATTTCACTTATTCCCCGTGAGCTTAGGGCAAAGACCCTGACTGTCGGAAACAGCTCGCTTAAGGGCGCTTTAAGATATATCAGAAATCCCGGAAAGGCAGATGAGGATATTAAAAAAATCCTTTCTATATGTGTAGTTGCAGAGCTTTCAGAGATTGAGAGATTTGAAAAGAGTTTTATAGACAACATGTGTTTTTTTAGCTATAATGAATGA
- a CDS encoding cobyrinate a,c-diamide synthase — protein MHFPRVMIAAPRSGSGKTLITCLVLKSLLREKLRISSFKCGPDYIDPMFHKRVLGIPSKNLDTFFTDVKKTRKLFMENASKSDISVIEGAMGLYDGIGGTSEKASAYDVARALHCPIIMVCDVKGMGGMSLTAQIRGFLDYDRDRLISAIILNGINIGSYEHVSKHIERELNIPVIGYIPFNKDLKFDSRHLGLIMPDEINNLNVTLELAAARFRQTVDFTKILEIADMAIDVEWERLRHQISQEPPVNIAIASDEAFRFYYEDNLDILRDFGANLVPFSPIHDEKLPDDVHGILLYGGYPEIYAKELSENVSMRQSILAAVNSGMPSIAECGGFMYLGASIEAQDGIAYPMVGAVNTKFYNSGKLVRFGYMSVTEKSTSFLGNGKAIRGHEFHYYTCNENGEDCIAYKPIRGKTWDCIFVGDNNWWGWPHLYYSSCATYAANFIRKCKRHAAGGGQFAERQQVL, from the coding sequence ATGCATTTTCCAAGAGTTATGATTGCTGCACCGAGGAGCGGCTCAGGAAAGACATTGATCACATGTCTTGTTCTCAAATCACTTTTGCGTGAAAAACTGAGAATCTCATCTTTTAAATGCGGACCGGATTATATAGATCCGATGTTTCATAAAAGGGTTTTAGGTATTCCATCAAAAAATCTTGATACTTTCTTTACAGATGTAAAGAAGACCAGAAAGCTTTTTATGGAGAATGCGTCCAAAAGTGATATTTCAGTTATTGAAGGAGCCATGGGTCTTTATGACGGCATAGGCGGAACGAGTGAAAAGGCTTCAGCCTATGATGTTGCGAGGGCACTTCATTGTCCGATAATAATGGTATGTGATGTAAAGGGCATGGGCGGAATGTCTCTTACAGCACAGATACGAGGTTTCCTTGATTATGACAGGGACAGGCTTATTTCGGCGATCATCCTGAACGGGATAAATATCGGAAGCTACGAACATGTTTCAAAGCATATAGAAAGAGAACTAAATATACCTGTAATAGGATATATTCCTTTCAATAAAGACCTTAAGTTTGATTCCAGACATTTAGGTCTGATAATGCCGGATGAAATTAATAATCTTAATGTAACGCTTGAACTTGCTGCTGCAAGATTCAGACAGACGGTGGATTTCACTAAGATTCTTGAAATTGCCGATATGGCGATCGACGTTGAATGGGAGAGGTTAAGACATCAGATAAGTCAGGAACCGCCGGTAAATATTGCTATAGCATCTGATGAAGCATTCAGGTTTTATTATGAGGATAACCTCGATATTTTGAGGGATTTCGGTGCGAATCTGGTTCCTTTTTCGCCTATTCATGATGAGAAGCTGCCGGATGATGTCCATGGAATACTTCTTTATGGCGGCTATCCGGAGATTTATGCCAAAGAACTCAGTGAGAATGTGAGCATGCGCCAGTCGATCCTGGCAGCTGTAAATTCAGGAATGCCTTCAATAGCAGAGTGCGGCGGCTTCATGTATCTGGGAGCCAGTATCGAGGCACAGGATGGAATTGCCTATCCTATGGTGGGTGCTGTCAATACGAAGTTTTATAACAGCGGCAAGCTGGTGCGTTTCGGATATATGAGTGTTACAGAGAAGAGCACATCTTTTCTTGGAAATGGAAAAGCGATAAGAGGGCATGAATTTCATTATTATACATGCAATGAAAACGGTGAAGACTGCATAGCCTATAAGCCGATAAGAGGAAAGACGTGGGACTGCATATTTGTTGGTGACAATAACTGGTGGGGATGGCCGCACCTTTATTACTCATCATGTGCAACCTATGCAGCTAATTTTATCCGCAAGTGCAAGAGGCATGCAGCGGGAGGAGGACAGTTTGCAGAACGGCAGCAGGTTCTTTGA
- a CDS encoding MBOAT family O-acyltransferase: MFDAEIMNDLSRWWGDLSYSVWMYFALFLPLTVLIYQLVPQQKRKFVLLGASWIFFASLSKWLLLINIAESVFTWKMGLLIEKINKDKTIKRKERAKKRMKTLVTGIVLLLLVLVGFKYLDFIGLNIVRVSELVRHPVNWKMLNLAAPLGISYYTLMAISYLTDISREDIKADESLFNIALYLSFFPKIVEGPITRYGEDSKALFAGNDIKYQDLAEGYQRILWGLFKKLVIADQLAPSISALYEGTYTDGGVALYAAFAFTIQEYMDFSGSIDIVIGSARLFGVRMAENFTQPFFAKNASDFWHRWHITLGTFFRDYIFYPVSLAKPIMKFTKKVKVVAGQGVAHFTAPTIALFLVWLSNGIWHGPRWTYIFYGMYYFVLIFIENILEEPFLALLAKLKLKEESAPVRIFRFIKLFFIIIIGEMFFRAQTLEVGIDMFKSIFTNLRFDMLIANLGNLNMDFYAYVSVYGGLLVVIAVSVMKEMHFPIRKKLESLPIPVRFAFWYICIFVIIIFGAYGTGYSSEDLIYAQF; the protein is encoded by the coding sequence ATGTTTGATGCTGAAATTATGAATGATTTGAGCCGTTGGTGGGGAGATCTGTCATATTCAGTATGGATGTATTTTGCACTTTTTCTTCCGCTTACGGTTCTTATTTATCAGCTGGTGCCGCAGCAGAAAAGGAAGTTTGTATTATTGGGAGCCAGTTGGATATTTTTTGCATCACTCAGTAAATGGCTCCTGCTCATAAATATCGCGGAATCTGTTTTTACCTGGAAGATGGGACTTCTTATTGAAAAAATAAATAAGGATAAGACCATTAAGAGAAAAGAGCGGGCAAAAAAGCGGATGAAGACGCTTGTGACCGGAATTGTTTTATTGCTGCTGGTGCTCGTAGGATTTAAGTATCTTGATTTTATAGGTCTTAATATAGTAAGGGTTTCAGAGCTTGTCAGACATCCCGTCAATTGGAAAATGCTTAATCTTGCTGCACCGCTTGGAATATCCTACTATACACTCATGGCGATATCTTATCTGACTGATATTTCGAGAGAAGATATAAAGGCAGATGAAAGTCTCTTTAATATTGCACTTTATCTTTCATTTTTCCCGAAGATAGTTGAGGGACCAATTACCAGATATGGAGAGGATTCAAAGGCTCTTTTTGCAGGAAATGATATTAAATACCAGGACCTTGCGGAGGGTTATCAGAGGATTCTCTGGGGACTTTTTAAGAAACTGGTCATTGCCGATCAGCTTGCGCCATCTATAAGCGCACTTTACGAAGGTACTTATACGGACGGAGGAGTTGCGCTATATGCAGCTTTCGCATTTACTATTCAGGAATATATGGATTTTTCGGGATCCATTGATATTGTAATAGGAAGTGCAAGACTTTTTGGAGTTAGAATGGCGGAGAATTTTACCCAGCCTTTCTTCGCAAAGAATGCTTCAGATTTCTGGCACAGATGGCACATTACACTTGGTACATTCTTCAGGGATTATATCTTTTATCCCGTATCATTGGCAAAGCCGATAATGAAGTTTACCAAGAAGGTCAAGGTTGTAGCCGGTCAGGGAGTGGCACACTTTACGGCTCCGACGATCGCGCTTTTCCTTGTATGGCTTTCTAACGGTATCTGGCATGGACCGAGATGGACTTATATATTCTATGGAATGTATTATTTTGTGCTTATATTTATAGAGAATATTTTAGAGGAGCCATTCCTTGCCTTGCTTGCAAAACTCAAGCTTAAGGAAGAATCTGCCCCGGTAAGGATATTCAGATTTATAAAACTCTTTTTCATAATCATAATAGGAGAGATGTTCTTCAGGGCACAGACTCTGGAGGTCGGAATAGATATGTTTAAGAGTATATTTACGAATCTCAGATTTGATATGCTGATAGCAAATCTCGGAAATCTGAATATGGATTTCTATGCTTATGTTTCTGTATATGGCGGATTACTGGTCGTTATTGCAGTAAGTGTAATGAAAGAAATGCATTTTCCTATCAGAAAGAAGCTTGAGAGTCTGCCTATACCGGTAAGATTTGCATTCTGGTATATATGCATTTTTGTGATCATAATATTTGGTGCCTATGGAACCGGATATTCTTCGGAGGATCTGATATATGCGCAATTTTAA
- a CDS encoding adaptor protein MecA has protein sequence MKFTRLSDTDIRCVMSEQELFDNGLNLDDIMAKTDETKRFFRQLMDRAALKLGIEHGNGIHMASAQISVLEDRSISIVFHEANLEEALEHVTGGDPEKARSLKNRIAEEVKAQKDSMPELPLAMKRELLDMMEEQLKNGGEGSTEALSEIRQLRAELDAQEQNQSIIAELKAAMKKSFVVRFEKLEEGRIYAKNCSSVSRINSTLYKFSEDEAFYLMIQHDVMPDRIYEGIRTLAYDFGDVVTLKAAAKQYLVENSEVLIENNAVEVLREL, from the coding sequence ATGAAATTTACCAGACTGAGTGATACGGATATCAGGTGCGTCATGAGCGAGCAGGAGCTTTTTGACAACGGTCTTAATCTTGATGATATTATGGCAAAGACTGACGAGACAAAAAGATTTTTTCGCCAGCTCATGGATAGGGCAGCGCTTAAGCTTGGAATAGAACATGGAAATGGAATCCATATGGCTTCAGCGCAGATCAGTGTACTTGAAGACAGGAGCATATCGATAGTTTTTCATGAGGCAAATCTTGAGGAAGCGCTTGAACACGTAACAGGAGGAGATCCTGAAAAGGCACGGTCTCTGAAAAACAGGATTGCTGAGGAGGTCAAAGCGCAGAAGGACAGTATGCCCGAGCTTCCTTTGGCTATGAAGCGAGAATTACTTGATATGATGGAAGAGCAGCTTAAAAATGGCGGAGAAGGCTCGACGGAAGCATTGAGTGAGATAAGACAGCTTAGGGCAGAACTTGATGCCCAGGAGCAGAATCAGAGTATTATTGCAGAACTCAAAGCAGCAATGAAGAAATCCTTCGTTGTACGATTTGAGAAACTCGAAGAAGGCAGGATATATGCAAAGAACTGTTCTTCTGTAAGCAGGATCAACAGTACACTTTATAAGTTCAGTGAGGATGAGGCTTTCTATCTTATGATCCAGCATGATGTAATGCCGGACAGGATTTATGAAGGAATCAGAACACTCGCTTATGATTTTGGAGATGTTGTAACGCTTAAGGCAGCTGCTAAGCAGTATCTTGTTGAAAACAGTGAAGTATTGATTGAAAATAATGCAGTGGAAGTTTTAAGAGAATTATGA